The proteins below are encoded in one region of Neisseria macacae ATCC 33926:
- a CDS encoding sulfate ABC transporter substrate-binding protein, whose product MNIRILSLAAVIALSACSPKSEQAADKAAAPVANGKGITLLNVSYDVARDFYKEYNPLFIKEYQAKHHGESIEIQQSHGGSSKQALSVANGLAADVVTMNQTSDIELLEQKGLVKSDWAKRLPDHAVPYTSTTVFLVRKGNPKQIKDWNDLTKDGVKIVLANPKTTGNGRYAFLGAYGYGLKAFGGDESKTKEFVAALLKNTPVFESGGRAATTTFSQRNIGDVLITFENEANHVSKKLTQDQFEIVYPSYTILSETPVAVVDSVADKKGTQQAAQEYLSYLWSKPAQELAAKLYLRPRDSEVLAAHKADFPDIETFNPNEKFGTWPEIMKKYFADGGLVDQLSPKR is encoded by the coding sequence ATGAATATCCGCATACTGTCGCTGGCTGCCGTCATTGCTCTTTCCGCCTGCTCGCCCAAATCCGAACAGGCTGCCGACAAGGCGGCTGCGCCGGTGGCAAACGGCAAGGGCATTACGCTTTTAAATGTGTCTTATGATGTGGCACGGGATTTTTACAAAGAATATAACCCGTTATTTATTAAAGAATATCAGGCAAAGCATCATGGCGAGTCTATTGAAATCCAGCAGTCTCACGGCGGCTCCAGCAAGCAGGCTTTATCTGTGGCGAACGGTTTGGCGGCGGACGTGGTGACCATGAATCAGACTTCCGACATCGAGCTGCTCGAACAAAAAGGCTTGGTCAAATCCGACTGGGCAAAACGCCTGCCCGACCATGCCGTGCCTTACACCAGCACGACAGTTTTCCTCGTCCGCAAAGGCAATCCGAAGCAAATCAAGGATTGGAACGATTTGACCAAAGACGGGGTAAAAATCGTACTCGCCAACCCGAAAACCACGGGCAACGGCCGCTATGCCTTTTTGGGCGCATACGGCTACGGTTTGAAGGCGTTTGGCGGAGATGAAAGCAAAACCAAAGAATTTGTCGCTGCCTTACTGAAAAACACGCCGGTATTTGAAAGCGGCGGCAGGGCGGCAACGACGACGTTCAGTCAGCGCAATATCGGCGATGTTTTGATTACTTTTGAAAACGAGGCGAATCATGTCAGCAAAAAACTGACTCAAGATCAATTTGAGATTGTTTATCCGAGCTACACGATTTTGTCGGAAACGCCGGTTGCCGTCGTGGACAGCGTGGCGGATAAAAAAGGTACGCAGCAGGCGGCGCAGGAATATCTGTCCTACCTTTGGAGCAAACCCGCCCAAGAGCTTGCCGCCAAATTGTATCTGCGTCCGCGCGACAGCGAAGTCCTCGCCGCACACAAAGCTGATTTTCCGGATATCGAAACGTTCAATCCGAATGAAAAATTCGGCACATGGCCAGAAATCATGAAGAAATATTTTGCCGACGGCGGCTTGGTGGACCAGCTCTCGCCCAAACGCTAA
- a CDS encoding YbaB/EbfC family nucleoid-associated protein translates to MFGKAGLGGLMKQAQQMQENMKKAQAKLAETEVEGEAGNGLVKVVMTCAHVVRKLEISPDLIQEAADDKEMLEDLVLAAINAASEKAEETTNKTMGAFTQGLPAGMGDFFR, encoded by the coding sequence ATGTTCGGAAAAGCCGGATTAGGCGGCCTGATGAAACAGGCGCAGCAAATGCAGGAAAACATGAAAAAAGCGCAAGCGAAACTTGCCGAGACCGAAGTAGAAGGCGAAGCAGGCAACGGCTTGGTTAAAGTCGTGATGACCTGCGCCCACGTCGTGCGCAAACTCGAAATCAGCCCCGACCTGATTCAAGAAGCCGCAGACGACAAAGAAATGCTCGAAGATTTGGTGCTCGCCGCCATCAACGCCGCTTCTGAAAAAGCCGAAGAAACCACCAACAAAACCATGGGCGCATTTACCCAAGGCCTGCCCGCAGGCATGGGCGACTTCTTCCGCTAA